The DNA window CTCGACGGCACCCTCTCCAACGGCCACTACTGGGTCTTCGTCGGCTCCCTGACGGACGTCGAGGTCGAGCTCCAGGTCCAGGATCTCTTCACCGGCGAAAGTTGGACCCACCGCAAGCCCGCCTTCACCCTCCAAAGCCATGCCGACACCTTTGCACTGCCGGCAGATCCGCCGCTTTACTGAAGAGAAGGCCTGCCGCGTCCCTGCGCTCGACCTCGCAGCGACCGGTTGAAGACTCTCCAGAGTCCCTCCGGCCGACCGCACCCACCGCGGGTGCGGTCGGCGGCCAAGGGCAGGTTCACACCTCGGCCTGAGCGGTCACTTCGACGCATCGCCATGTCCATAGACCATAGGTAACCCGATCGCGGTCTTCTGCCGGCCAACCCACTCGCCCCTCGAGCACCGTCTCGCAAGCAGGCGAAGAAGACAAATTAATCAACGCTTTATCGGTTGCGATGGAAGATTCACGGCAGGGTCTTTCCCCCTTGACAGCCGGTTCGAGACAATCCTAATATGTCGCTACGACATTTTCATAGATCGCCCGGGATCGTTCGCCACGATCCCAGTTCCGCTCGATGCTCGACGTTCGCTTGCTAGGTGAGTCCCTGGGAGAACTTCTGATGAAACCGCGACACTTCCTCTGCCTTCTGCTTCTTCTGAGCGCCATGACTTCCGGCCTCGCCGCCGACGACATTCGACGCCTCGATCCCCAGCTCGAGGGCCAGAGCTGGTCGGTCCGCACCGCCGAAGACTCCTTCGTCACGCTGTGGTTCCGCCCCGCCAACCCGAACTGGCAGCTCGTCAGCCGCGGGTTCGACGGCACCACGAGCTACGAGATCGGTCCTCCCACCACCAACCCTCTGATCGCCGTCACGACCTCGCCCCGCGACACCATCCTGGTCACCTGGTTCGACGACCTGGGCTTCATCCGCGGTCAGTTCCTCGACTCGGACGGAGCCCCCGACGGCTCCGATTTCTCCCTCGTGCCGGCCGGAGGCGTGGTGACCTCGATCGGCCTCGCTGCCGACACCGATGGCTTCTCGGTGGTCTGGACCACCGGCAGCGGTTTCAGTTTCTTTCAGCGCCTCGACAACTCAGGAGCCACCGTCGGCGACCGCATCACCCGCAGCGCCCCCTTCGATGGCTTCGGCGTCGGCGGCCGGGCTCACCTCACCAGCCTCGCCGCCAACGGCAACGGCATGGTGGGGGCCTCCTCCTCCGATCAGCGGCGAGACGCCAACTTCTTCACCACCCTCGGCAGTGCTCGGGTGACGGCGAATGGGTCGAGCCTCGGCGGCTCCGAGCTCGCCGTCGCCCCGGTGCAGAGCTCTTTCGAGCTGGCGATCGCCGCCGACGCCGGTCTCGGCTACGGGGTCGTCTACAGCCGCTTCGACCCCAGCGACAATGGCCGCGAGATCTGGTTCCAGCGCCTCGACCTCGGCGGCCTACCCGCGACCAGCCCGCGGCGGGTCGACCCCGGTCCCGAGCCGACGGACGTTCACTCACCGCGCATCGCCTGCGACCTCGGCGGCGCCTGCATCGTCCTCTGGCAGCGCGGCCGGGGCCAAGGTTCGAAGATCTTCACCCGCACCTACGACTCACTCGCCCACCCCTTCGGTCCGGCCCGCCCCCTGATTAACTACGACACGACCGCGGAGAGCGGCGCCAACGTGACCTTCGATCGCCAAGGCGAGGCCCTCTTCACCGCCTTCGTCGAGGCCAGCGATCCACAAGGCCCTCCGCAGCCGACCGGCCTGCTGGCGATCCGCCGAGCCCTTCCCTGCCGCCCCGGCCTCGACACGGTCTGCTTGCGAGAAGGGCGCTTCGCGGTGCAGGTCACCCTCGAGGACGACCTCCACGCCACCGGCTTCCCGGCCCCCGCGGAGCCGATGACGTCGGACACGGGAGGCTTCTGGTTCTTCAGCCAGGACAACCTCGAAGTGCTCGTCAAAGTCCTCGACGGACGGCCCGTCAACGGCCACTTCTGGGTCCTCTTCGGGTCGCTTTCGAACCTCGCCTACACGGTGACCGTCACCGACACCTCGACCGGCGAAACCCGCCAATTCGCCAACCCGGAGGGAACGCTCGCCTCGCAGGCAAACACCGAAGCATTCACCGACGACGGCTCACCCCTGACCGTCGCCGCGCCAGCGCCCGACAGCCCGCCCGGCGCCTGTCCCGCGCTCTCCGACGCCGCCCTCTGTCTGACCAATGCCCGCTTCCGCGCCACCGTCGAGTGGATCGATCCGCGCAGCGGCCGCACCGGCTTCGGGGTCGGACGCCTGATCTCCGAGAACAGCGGCGCCTTCTGGTTCTTCGGCCCGGAGAACCTCGAGCTCATCGTCAAGGTGCTCGACGGTCGCGTGTCCAACAGTCATTTCTGGGTCTTCGTCGGCTCCCTCACCGACGTCGAGTACGAGATCCGCATCGACGACGACGTCACCGGCGAGTCGTGGACCTATCGCAAGCCTCCCTTCAGCCTCGAAAGTCACGCCGACATCGAAGCTCTTCCCGCACCGTGAAGCGCGTGAACTCGCCTTGACGCAGGATCTATTGGAGAGAGTAATATGAGATATCGACATTTTCTTTTGCTCAGCGCCCTTGCCCTCGCCCTTTGCGGGCCGGCCAGCGGCCAGACCTTCGACATCGATACCCAGGTTCAGGGCACCAGCCGGATCGTGGCTCTCGAGAACGGCGGCTTCGTGACCGTATGGGCGCGACCGACCAGTCCCTTCCCGACCGGTACCTGGCAGATCGCCAACCGCGCCGTGCTGGTGGACGACATCGGCGAGCTCAACATCCTCGGCGCACCGGTCAACGAGCCGGCCTTCGATGCCGCCGCCTCTGGCAATACCGTACTGGTGGTCTGGCAAGACCTGATCGCCGGCAGCCTGAAGGGTCAGGTGCTCGACGCCAGCGGCCAGCCGACGGGGAACGCCTTCGACATCGCCGGAATCGGCGCTGCTCCCAGCAGCATCGCCGCCGCCGGAGGAGACGAGGGCTTCGCCGTGGTCTGGTCGCTGGCCGGCGTCCTGTACGCGCGCTTTCTCGACCGTTCCGGCAATCCGACCAGCGGCGTCATCGCGGGACCGTCACCGCTGACCGGCAACGGCACCAGCGTCGGCGTGGGGATCGCCACGGTGGCGATGAAGGGCGACTCGACGATGCTCCTCTATGCCGTCGACACGATCCAGCTCGGAGCCCGCCTTTTCTCGGATCTCTACTCCCAGCGCATCTTCTCGGACGGCCGCTTCGGCCCGGAGCGGCTGCGCGGCACCCAGCCGGGACCGACCGGCTACGAGCTCGACCTCGCCCCCTATCCGGACGGGGGCTTCGTCGCCGCCTGGTCCGACCGCCGCTTCGGAACCACCAGCGATGTCACCTTCCAACGCCTCGATGCCGACGGCGTACTGGTCACCGACTATCTGGCGGCGGATCGCCGCCCGATCACCGGGGACCGCACGATGCCGCGGGTTGCCGCCGACCGCAACGGCGCCATCGCCCTTTCCTGGCTGGCCCCCTTCGAATCGCAAACTCGCTTTGCGACGCGCACCTTCGACCCTCAGGGGCACCCCCTGGGGACGCCTCAGGTCACCTCCGGAGACTTCCTGTTCACGGCAGGCGGCGATCTCGACTTCCTGCCGAGTGGCGAGTGGGTGCGATCCGAGTTCCGCCGCCAAGAAGCGCCGATCCTGCTTCCCGATGGGACTGACTCGGGCCTTTTCGCGGTCCAGGAATCTCTTCCCTGCCGACCCGATGGCCACACCCTCTGCCTACGCGAAGGCCGCTTCGCGGTGCAGGTGCTGCGCAACGGCCAAGCGAGCCCGGTTCAGGTCTTGACCTCCGACACCGGCGGATTCTGGTTCTTTTCCGAGGACAACCTCGAAGTGCTCGTCAAGGTGCTCGACGGCCGGCCCGTCAACGGCCATTTCTGGGTTCTCTTCGGATCCCTTTCGAATCTCGCCTACGTGGTCGAAGTGACCGATACGGCCACCGGCGAGATGCGCCGCTACGGCAATCCCGACGGCATGCTGGCCAGCCAGGCCCATACCGAAGCCTTCGTCGATGACGGCTCGCCGCTGACGGAGACCTCCCCGGTGGTCGGCGCTCCCGACGGCAACTGCCCACCGGGAGCTCCGGAGGTGCTGTGCGTCACCGAGGGTCGCTTCGAAATCTCTGCCGAGTGGATCGACCCACGCAGCGGCCGCACCGGCAGCGGCACCGGCCGCCTGATCTCGGACAACAGCGGCGCCTTCTGGTTCTTCGGCCCGGAGAACATCGAGCTGATCGTCAAGGTGCTCGACGGCCGGACCTCGAACGGCCACTTCTGGGTCTTCATCGGCTCCCTGACCGACGTCGAGGTCAACCTGCGGGTCGACGACACGGTCACCGGCGAGACCTGGACCCATCGCAAACCGCCGTTCGTCCTCGAAAGCTACGCCGACACGGAGGCCTTGCCGGCAGCGACACAAGACTGAACGCAACGTCGGCCGGCGAAGATCTCGCCGGCCGACCCCCTGCAATCGAGGATCGACGAGCCACCATCTCGAAACCGGCGACCACGTCCGGCGTCGATGTCGCCTTCGCCGGACTCGGCTCCCTGGTAGCGACCTACTTCATCCAGGCCGTCCAGCCGGTGATCATGGCGTCTCATCCGCCGGTGGAAACGGGCTTCTTCGCCCGTCGCTTGAGACTCGCTTGCCGCCCGGACTCGGCGACCCTCTGCCTGCGCGAGGGGCGCTTCGCGGTGCGGATCGAGATCGAGGACGTCGTCGCGCCTCAGGGCCGGCCGGCGGTGGCGACGGCCTTGACCTCCGACACCGGCGGCTTCTGGGTCTTTCTGGGCTCCTTGACGGATGTCGAGGTGATCATCCGGGTCGAAGACAACGAAACCGGCGAGACCTGGACCTATCGCAAGCCGCCTTTCGTCCTGGAAAGCCACGCCGACATCGAGGCCTTGCCGGCACCGGGCCCCTAGAACCGGATCTATGGTGCGCCGAGGAAGGTCAGTCTTCCGGCTCTTCTTCGAGGGACTGGACGATCTGACGCACTTCGACCTCGGCGCGCCGGATCTTGCCGCGGCAGAGCTCGAGCAGGCCGGCGGCGCGGCCCAGCTCCTCGGCGAGGCGGTCGATGTCGACCTCCTCGCCCTCGATCTTGCCGAGGATTCCCTCGAGAGCTTCGAGGGCTTCCCCGAAGCTCAGGTCGTCGGGGGCGTTGTCTGGGGATGCACTCTTCTGGCTCATGACTTCTCCACCCGGCTGCGCACTTCGCCGTGCGCCAGGGTCGTGACCAAGGGTTCTCCGGCGGCGATCTCTTGCGGCGAGCGCAACGCTCGGCCGCGGCTGTCGCGGGTGATGCTGAAGCCGCGCTCGAGGGTGCGGCGCGGCGACAGATGATCGCACAGGCGCTCGATGCCCTGCAGCTCCGAAGAGGCTTCCCGCAAGCGCTGGCGAGCCCCCCGGAGGAGCTGCCGAGAGAGCTCTTCGAGGCGCTGCCGGCGACGCTCGAAGAGGGCCGGCAAGGGGCGCCGCAAGCGATCTTCGAAACCGGCGAGACTCTGACCGCCGGCCCGGAGCTGGCTCCACGACTCCCGTTCGAGGGCCCGACCGATCTCGGCCAACCGGTCGCCCGCCCGCACCAGCCGCCAGCGAGCCACCTCGGCCGCTCGGCCGGCCCTCGCCAATCGGTCCCTCTGCTCGCGCAAGCGCTCACCGGCAGCGCGCGGGATCATCTCTTCCAGGCGCAGCAGACGAGCATCGGCTTCGGCGACCCGCTCAACCAGCGACTCGGCCGCCTTGGTGGGCGTCTTGAGGGCTGTATGGGCCGTCAGATCGGCGATCGCGACATCGATCTCGTGACCGAGTCCGGTGAGCACCGGCACCGGGGCGCGAGCGATCGCCTCGGCCACCGCCCGGTGGTCGAAGGCGGCGAGATCGCTGCGCGCTCCACCGCCACGCACCAGGGCGATGCAGTCCGGCGCCAGCTCGCCGGCAGCGCGCAGAGCCGACACCAGCTCCTCCTCGGCTCCCACACCCTGCACCGACGCATGAAGGAGGGTGACGCGAAAGCCGTAGCCACTTTCATCGAGGGTGGCGAGAAAGTCGTGGTAGGCGGCGCTGTCGGCGGACGTGATCAGGGCCACGTCGAGGGGCAAGGTCGCGAAGGGTAGCGCCGCGTTGCGCTCGAGCAAGCCGGCCTCCGCCAGAGCTTCGAGGGTGGCGCGGCGCTGGCGCTCGAGGAGCCCGAGGGTGTAGAGCGGGTCGAGCTCGCGCAGGACGAACTGCAGGCGCCCAGAGGGCGCGTAGAAGTCGAGATTGCCCCGAGCGCGAATCTCCACCCCTTCGGCGAGGGGCTCGGCGCTCCGGCCGAGGCGGCGCCGATCGCCGGCCCAGAGCACCGCCTCGAGCTTGCCGCGGATCCCTTCGCGGCCGTCCTTCTCGACCAGCTCGAAGTAGACGTGGCCGCGACGGCTCTCGCGCAGCCGCTGCACCTCTCCCGCCACCCACACCGAATAGAAGCCCTGGGCGAGAAAGTCGCGAACTTCCTCGCAGAGCTGCGAAACCGAGTAGGTTTCCTCCTCGAAGGGCAGATTCAAGGGATGACGCTAGTGGTAGGTCTTGAGCTCGCTCGACGACGCCAGCGGAATTCCCTCGGCCCACTCGAGGGCTTTCTGGTCGCCCATGGTCAGCTTGTCGAGGAACTTCACCGCCTCGTCGCGCTCATGAAAAAGACGCCAGATGAACGTATGACCGGCGGGCGCGGTAAAATAGGTGAAGTTCTTGGTGCCTTTGCTTAAATCGAAGCCTAAATTGCTCTCGCCGTTGACCCCGACACACGCCAAAGCGATGGCCCGAAAAGCCAACGCCAAGGCCTTGATCGGCTCCTCGAAGTCTCCCAGCTCTTCCTTCGACAGGGGGGAGTGGAGCAGCGAGATTCGGTCGCTCGTTTCAGTCGCCAGGAGGTTGTAGGGGACATCGTAACGGTCCATGGCGTCCTTGGTCTCGGACGTCGTGACGAAGACATCGTCGGTGCCTGTTACCTTATAGGTAATGGCATATATCTCGCTGTCGAATCGCGAGAAGGCTTCCGAGAGCATGCTCTCGTCTTCGATGGTGAAGTAGTAGAGACGGTTCATCAGGCTTCGGGTGGTCATGGGTACATCCCCGTCGTGGTTGCTTTTCGGCGAGCGGAGTGGAAACTCGAAGCTCAGGGAAGGAATTTTCGAGGGCGGGCGTGACGCCCTGGGCCCGAAAGCATAGGGTAACAGAACTTGATCGACGCCGTAGATTCCGCGAGCTTCGAAGCCCCCGAAAGTCGCCAAGACCCGCAGCCGCAGCGGGTTCTGCCGGCCGGCCTGCTCCATCTCTGGCCGCAATCGGAACCCGAAGTGTGGGCCGCTCTGGTCGACCATCTGACCGCCTCCCTGGGCCCCGACTCCGGGGTCTACGCGGTACGCGACGGGCTGATCGCGGTGGTGCCGACGGCCGGCGATCCGGCGGTGCTCGACACCGCCACCTCCTACGCACGATTTCTGGCCGCCGCCGCCCGCCGGCCGAAGAGCGGTGGCGGCGCCGAAGCCACCATGCTGGTGACTCCGGGCACCGTTCGGGTCGGATCGGATCGCATCACGGTGGTCGCCGACCGCCTGTTTGAAGACCTGATCAGCCAGCCTCCGCAGTTGACACCCGGACAGGTCCACCTCACCGGCCGCGCCGTGCAGACCCTCGAGATTCGGCGCGAGGCGGAGGCGGTCGATCCCCTGGTGGGAGCTTCCGGTCGGCCGGTGCCGCTGTTTCGACTCGGCCACGTCAGCCAAACCCATCGCCTGTGGCGCAATCCCAACCTGCTCGGCCGCAAGCTCGCTTCGGCCCATCGGCCCGAGCTGGTGGAGGCCTTGAAGGATGCCCTCGGCCAGGCGGTGGTCCGAGTTCGAGGCGCCATGGGCTGCGGCAAGACTCGCGCGGTTCTCGAGGCCCTGGACCCGGAGAGCCGCCGCATTGTTCGGGTGGTGGTCCCGGCCGGCCGCTCGGCGGTGCCGCCGCTGGCGGCGCAACTGGCGCGTGCCCTGCTCCAGCTCACGGACGGCCTCGAGCGCGTCGAGCTCGGCACCCTGATCAACCAGCTCACCACCCGCCGTCGACTGGAGCTGATGGGGCGCGAGGCTTCCGGCGACGGCCTCTCGCCCACGATGGTGGCACAGCTTCTACGGCGCATCGCCGAGACTCACGCCTCCCGCGGCCAGCATCCCCTGACCCTGGTTTGTGACGACCTCGAACGGGCCTCGCAGGACGACCTGGCGCTCCTCGCCGAGCTCGCTGCCGGCTGTTCCGTGAGCTCTTTCCAGCTCGTCCTGGTGGGCCGCGGCGAAGTCGCTTGGCCCGACGAGGTGCGCTCCGTCGAGGTGCCTCCCTTCGAAGCCGAAGAGATGGACGAGGTCACGGAAAGCCTGTTCTCGGGCCTTTCCCTGCCGGAAGCGGTGCATCAGGACCTCCTCGAGTCCGCCGGCGGCGTTCCCTTCGTGCTCGAGGAAGGCCTCGCCGCCCTCATCCACGCCAAGCTCCTGCGCCAGATCTACGGCTCCTTTTTCTTCAGCGGCGAGGACGACGTGCGGTTTCGGCCCTCGGATCGCCTGGTGGCCCACGTCGAGGCGGAGGCGCTGCGGGTCGGCCACGCGGTGCCCCTTCGCCTGCTGGCCGCTTCGGCCTTTGCCGTCCCATCTTCAGAGCTGCGCTCGGCGGCGAGCATTCTGGGGTCGGCCGGCGGGCCCAAGAACTGGTATCAGTCCTACCTCGAGGCCGGATGGCTGGAAGCTCGAGAATCCCCCTGGGGCGAGGGTCTGCAGTTCGCCAGCCGCGGGATCGGCGACAGCCTGCGGCGCACCCTCGACGATCCGGTGGCCTGCCGCCACGCGGTGGGCGAGCTGTTGGTCGAGCTCTCCGGTAGCGACCGCGCTCGCTGGCAGGCTTATCAGTTGGTCAGCGGCAGCGCCGAGGGAGTTCCGATCTTGCTGCGCGTCGCCCGGCAGCGACGCGACGCCATCAACTCCAGCGACCGACCGGCAACGGATGAGGACCTGCTCGCCGCCCTCACCCACGAGGTGGTCGCCCACCGCAGCCGCAAGGGCGATTCGGAAACCGAGCTCGAGCTGCTCATGACGCTGCTGCCAATCGCCCTCCAGACGGCCAACCTTGAAGGCCTGGCGGAAGAGCTCAAGCACGCCATGCACCTGGCCCTGCAGCAGGCCGAGGCGAGCCCCGAGACGCTGCTGGCGCTGGCCCGCCTCAAGGCTGACCTCGACCGCCGCGAAGGCCGCCTCGACAAGGCCGAACAAACCCTGCAGTCGGCCCTGCGTTCGTCGCGCACCACCGACAAGGCGGGCAAGGCCGCCCTGCTGCTCCAGCTCGGCCGGGTGCTGATGGAGCAGCAACGCTTCGACGAGGCCGAGCGCCTGCTGGAGCAGGTGCTCGAGCCCATCGACCAGCCCGGGTTCGAGTCCCTCACCGCCACCTGCCGCTTCTATCTCGGCAATATCGCCCTGCGCCAACACCGCCTGGACAAGGCCTACGATCATCATCTGCAAGCCCTCAAGCAGCGTCGCGAGCGGCCCGAAGACTCGGGCAAGCCGACCATCGCTTCTCTCACCGCCCTCGGCGCCGTCTGTTTGTCGATGGGACGCTACTCGGAGTCCCTGCTGCACTATCAGGCCGCCGAGCAGGGAGCCCGCGCGCTAGGCGACCGGTCGGAGCTCTCCTACGTCCTGCTCGGCCTCGGCCGCATCCTCGGCCGACTGGGCGACTTCGCCGCCGCTTCGGCGCCGTTGCGCCAAGCCCTCGCCTTGCGGGAAGAGGCCGGCGACGAGCTCGGCGAGGCCCTCGCCCGACTGGCGGTAGCCGTCAACCACCTCGACCTCGACCGCCCGCAGGATGCCCTGCGGGAAGCCCGCGAGGCCAGCTTTCGCCTCAACTTGCTGCCGGACAGTCCCTTCGGGGGCCGCGCCGAGAGGCTTCTCGGTCGCATCCAGCTCGCCCGTCGGCGCACCGAGGAAGCCCACTCGCATCTGCTCAAAGGCCTGCAGCTCCATCAGCGCTTCGACGATCCGCTGGCGGCGGCCTTCGACCGCGCCTGGCTGGTGGAAACGGCGATCACCCAGGAACGCACCGAAATCGTCGATGGCTTGATTCAGGAGCTCGGCGACTTCCTCGCCCGGGAGGAGTATCCGGAGCAGGGAGAGCGGCTCGACTACCGCATGTTCCGGGCCCTCGAATGGATGGCCGAGCGCGGCCACGCCCGCAAGAACCCCCTACCGTTCCTGCAGCGAGCCTACGATGCACTGTTGCGCAAGGCCGGGCGCCTCGATCCGGAGCTGCGCCAGCACTTCCTCTACCAGATTCCAATCAATCAGCAGATTCTGGTCGCCGCCACCCGCAACGGTATCGCCAGTTGACCTGACCTTCTCACGGCCCATGCCCTCGAGAGGAGCCCCCATGCGAGCTGTTCTGCCCGTCTTGATCGCCCTCGCTCTCATGCTGTCGGCGGGCTCTTCCGCCAGCGCCCAGCTGCTCTTCGCAGACGCCTTCGACTCGGGCGATCTCTCCGCCTGGACCTCGTTCCTGAGCGTTCCGGAGCGGGTCTACCGCTTCGATGACCTCGATCTGCGCGATCCCCACCTGTTCGTCGACGCCGGTCCCTTCGGCTGCCTCGACGTCACCGACGGTCCGGTACCGTTCGACATCGCGCCGGCTTTCAACGAGCTGGTCGCCACCGCCCTCGGCGGGGACGGCGACGGCGATGGCTTCCTCGATCTCAATCCGCTGCTGATCTTTCGCCCCTTCGACCTCGGTGCTAAGGCGGCCCGCCTGAACTTCGATCCGGGCCGGTGCGACGCCCCACCGGATCCGCTGTCTTGCTTCCAGGTCAGCGGCGGATCCGCCGCCGACTACGATGGCGAAGAGTTCGGGCCGGCAACCTGCCTCGAGGTCGTGACCGGCACCACCGGCGGCTACTCACCGGCGATTGCGGAGCCCACCAATCCCTGCTTCTCCAGTCGCCCGCGGACCCTGTTCCTCGAGGTCCAGGGCATCAATGTGCCGCTGCAAGAGGGTCGCATCGGCGCGACCACCGTCTTCGCCGGCACCGAGACGCTGGCCGACGGTCTGCTGAGCGGCTTTCTCTTGCAGAGCGACGCCGACGCCATCACCCTGCCGGCGGACTTTCCCATCGTCGGCGGTCAGCCGCTCTCGGTGCTGCTGCCGGGAGGTACCGGCAACTGCGCCGCGGTCAGCGATCTCGATTCCCTCGACGGCGACGATGGCTGGTGGTTCTACTTCAACTTCACGGCCGCCGAGCTCGACCTCTTCACCGGCTTCTAGCGGCGCGCGAGCCCCTTTTGCCCAGGAGAAGCCGCCTGCTACTCAGCAGGAGGCCTCCGAGGGCGAAGCCCGAGGCGGCGGCAAAGCCGCCGAGGACGGGGGTGAGGGCGCGCGACATGTGCGCGCGGCCGAGGGGGGCGCCTCTAGCCCCCCTGAAGCAATCAGCAGGCGCTAAAGAAGTCGCAACGCGACTTTTTCAGCAGCCTGCTAGAAGGGCACGTCGACGGCGCGGCAGAGAAAGCTCATCAGGGGCGCCCCCTGACTGCAGAGCTCCGTCAGACGATCGAGCAGCGTGGACTGGGTGGCCTGGCGTTCGGTGAACCGGGTCACCGCAATGAAGTCCTTCCGCTTGATGTCCTCGATCAAGGGATGGTCGCCATCGAAGCCCCGCGGCGGACGCTTCAAAGAATCACCTTCGAACTGAAAACCGCTGTC is part of the Acidobacteriota bacterium genome and encodes:
- the xseA gene encoding exodeoxyribonuclease VII large subunit, translating into MNLPFEEETYSVSQLCEEVRDFLAQGFYSVWVAGEVQRLRESRRGHVYFELVEKDGREGIRGKLEAVLWAGDRRRLGRSAEPLAEGVEIRARGNLDFYAPSGRLQFVLRELDPLYTLGLLERQRRATLEALAEAGLLERNAALPFATLPLDVALITSADSAAYHDFLATLDESGYGFRVTLLHASVQGVGAEEELVSALRAAGELAPDCIALVRGGGARSDLAAFDHRAVAEAIARAPVPVLTGLGHEIDVAIADLTAHTALKTPTKAAESLVERVAEADARLLRLEEMIPRAAGERLREQRDRLARAGRAAEVARWRLVRAGDRLAEIGRALERESWSQLRAGGQSLAGFEDRLRRPLPALFERRRQRLEELSRQLLRGARQRLREASSELQGIERLCDHLSPRRTLERGFSITRDSRGRALRSPQEIAAGEPLVTTLAHGEVRSRVEKS
- a CDS encoding tetratricopeptide repeat protein, producing MIDAVDSASFEAPESRQDPQPQRVLPAGLLHLWPQSEPEVWAALVDHLTASLGPDSGVYAVRDGLIAVVPTAGDPAVLDTATSYARFLAAAARRPKSGGGAEATMLVTPGTVRVGSDRITVVADRLFEDLISQPPQLTPGQVHLTGRAVQTLEIRREAEAVDPLVGASGRPVPLFRLGHVSQTHRLWRNPNLLGRKLASAHRPELVEALKDALGQAVVRVRGAMGCGKTRAVLEALDPESRRIVRVVVPAGRSAVPPLAAQLARALLQLTDGLERVELGTLINQLTTRRRLELMGREASGDGLSPTMVAQLLRRIAETHASRGQHPLTLVCDDLERASQDDLALLAELAAGCSVSSFQLVLVGRGEVAWPDEVRSVEVPPFEAEEMDEVTESLFSGLSLPEAVHQDLLESAGGVPFVLEEGLAALIHAKLLRQIYGSFFFSGEDDVRFRPSDRLVAHVEAEALRVGHAVPLRLLAASAFAVPSSELRSAASILGSAGGPKNWYQSYLEAGWLEARESPWGEGLQFASRGIGDSLRRTLDDPVACRHAVGELLVELSGSDRARWQAYQLVSGSAEGVPILLRVARQRRDAINSSDRPATDEDLLAALTHEVVAHRSRKGDSETELELLMTLLPIALQTANLEGLAEELKHAMHLALQQAEASPETLLALARLKADLDRREGRLDKAEQTLQSALRSSRTTDKAGKAALLLQLGRVLMEQQRFDEAERLLEQVLEPIDQPGFESLTATCRFYLGNIALRQHRLDKAYDHHLQALKQRRERPEDSGKPTIASLTALGAVCLSMGRYSESLLHYQAAEQGARALGDRSELSYVLLGLGRILGRLGDFAAASAPLRQALALREEAGDELGEALARLAVAVNHLDLDRPQDALREAREASFRLNLLPDSPFGGRAERLLGRIQLARRRTEEAHSHLLKGLQLHQRFDDPLAAAFDRAWLVETAITQERTEIVDGLIQELGDFLAREEYPEQGERLDYRMFRALEWMAERGHARKNPLPFLQRAYDALLRKAGRLDPELRQHFLYQIPINQQILVAATRNGIAS
- the xseB gene encoding exodeoxyribonuclease VII small subunit is translated as MSQKSASPDNAPDDLSFGEALEALEGILGKIEGEEVDIDRLAEELGRAAGLLELCRGKIRRAEVEVRQIVQSLEEEPED